Sequence from the Plasmodium yoelii strain 17X genome assembly, chromosome: 10 genome:
aacattattttattattctatattaatttaactatttaaaaacatataatatatttaactacagacagttgTTATTTGCGTCACACATTTGGTGCAATACATATAAATGAACATGCCTatactcaatttacaaatcaaaaataaaaccccattataatgaataaggaagtggtatatgcattttttaataataatagtttcctttacatttttttatattgtattacatataaatatcattaaactttattttaataattcacatttttattaattgtttttaaatgttttcatAGTGTAAAAGGTTCAAGAATGTATGGAATGCTTTTCCCGATACATTGGACAATAGTAAAAATTATCAATTTAATGATTTTGTgcttttaaataataattgtaatcataataaattttcaaataattcttgtaataataatgattttcAAAGTGATTTGGATAGAATAagtgctggatgtttatatttgttggatGAATTCATTAAGGATTGTGGTTTGCTTCCCCCCCCTGCAAGAAATAACACCAATATTGTTGATTACattttgatatggttaaggTATATGTTAAATCTgaacaaaactataaaaaacaacaatataaatgatttttataatgcatacataaataattgtGATAAGTATAAGGTGCAAATAAGTGAATTAAATGATTATGATTATGGTAATTATAAGGAACTTATAGATACAAAAAAGTATTTGTTTAATATGGATGATCATattatatctaatttttataaagcatttaaattattatgtgaacttgatgatgatgaagatGGTGATGgtgatgatgatgaaaataaagattGTAAGAAATATTCGgaagataataatgaattttttaaaaaatataaagaacttGAGAACGATTCTGATATTACTGgaaataattcatataaacAACTATTGTTAAATTTATCAAaagattatgataatttaaaaaaagaatgtACAGATGCTCAAGAAAGGAAACTTAAAGCCGATACAGATACAAATAAACAACAATATCCTATAGAAGGTACTGAACATATTGGAGAAACTGGAGAAATTTCTGAAGatacatcatcaagttcgtcgatagcaagcaaattaattccagttttattgatatttactgcaataccaattttcttgggaattgtttataaggtaaataataaggaattaaaaaatattacatttaaatattattttcattaaatatatgcaaaaattaacaaaaaatcaTATACTTCTTAAcgttttatattagtattcgttatttggatttcggaaacgatttaaaaaacaacaaataagagaaaaaataaaaaatataaagaagagaatgaatcattaatatatgattcgaagagtagtgactatttcaggaatagtaataattatttacacattttaagaaactgtctattggaaataaataatttttgcataatgcTTATATAGTATTTATGTTATGGGTCATAGTTGTgtttgtggaacccatattcgggttagggctaagtattatattgcatttaattttttataatttgaacactaattaaatatatgaccATTCacatatgtttaatcacgtGGTAAAGcctaaatatgcaaccaaaaaaggggtactaccattaatatgaaaagagtcacataaatttttttcataaattataatatatataatttagtgttcatatcgatttaatatggttaaaaaaaatgtctatattgcatatattaattcatattatgatatatcataattatttattatataagctTGTTAATCAtaactatattgaattatacataatatgtttccttattgataaaacattttatttagtaaaacttattatttgtatcatttgttttaatttaaatcatattttgaaaaccgaacagtataataatattatatatcagagtataaattataattagatTAATTGGGAAcaattgtctacattataatatatcttcaTGTTAATGGGAATacttttattgttaattaaacatatcaccaatatataataggtagtcataaaatatagatgcatgggATATAGATCGAGATTCGACAATACAACAATacctataaaatatattttatgcatctatcatttttagtaatacaacAAAAATCgcactatatatacaatattttttaggttttaattatagtaactattttctttttgtattaaaattaattagtattaataGAGTTTCTTTatacgctttaatttatcataaaggcataataatagattaatcactattaattttaaattttatagtttttaagtatatataaattatattttaaaatagttaaaaaataaaatataagtatataataaaatttaatgttatagtttgctataatacttataaacAACTTGGTATATACAATTAACGttattgttataatatatataatattgtataaatgactaaaactgaaatatgttaaatttgtgaaacatatacaattacatattaatgcaaagtaTATAGAAAAGGTATgcaataattaatttaatttgaactaataatatttttattaggttattatatatatacaaattcacaaatatataatttaaatatattgtttttacgAGATAGTATATTTGTTCTAAAATACTTGATTTAAAAACTATGAAATGaggaaatattatacatttatttaaagtatttttattaagcgCATTAATTATTTCGTTGTACTACACAGTGATATagcagtaacaataataatagtaataacaatatataaacatattaaatacgaacaaatatattatgttaatTTGATACATTACATGggtataaattcattatatatattattaaaggtatgataagattaaaattgtatgcatacaaaattaaattaaatattataacatttatttaagtatGCATTGATGcaataatattagaattaacaataccaagcaaaataatattaataattctatagtttttcatcatagaactaaatatagtttattataaaacatgcagtaaaatattatttattaaaatataaaagcaaactatatatttagaaaagtaataattataagtTATTTGTAATGaacaattttaatatatatacataactTAAAGCTTTAATGTTAAAGGAATACAAGACATAATTAGGTATATAGAATAGGTAAATATTATATGGCTACATCattgtcttaaaaaagcatacttcccttatctctcctctcaaagtgcaatataccaatctaatacatatagttttctattatactttaaaatttgtatcaatacttatttatgtgttatatatttaatatttactaagtattattttaaaaacaatatacatttaaagacttatttaagcttataaatacgggtccAATGCTAATtctcgttttaaaccgtgggaaagatgtgcaaaacatattatataattatctaataaggtatatttttaatttaattatgtaggaataaaaataaagttattgaaaatgttaaatataattggaatggatatatattagataaaaattatattaaaattatataatttgcataaaaAGTGGagcatataacttaaccttaaaatactataattttagaaaaaactacattatatattataaaaaacaagtatataaaaatttaatatattttaaaaaattactatttatatacttttaaggattatagtaataatataatttttaattttttaaatttatacagtatttaatttttagaagggcaatcattaaaacaaaagaaatgatgtttattttctatattaaaacatatgtataagaagatatattttaaattcattacaatgttactttaatttttatagtaATTCTCACATGAATGTTATTAAGGATAACAATTTATCCagaattgtattatatatacatatgataaaaCATGTATTAAACAACACCCCTAATAAGGCAATTTATCTAACTAccaataaacaaa
This genomic interval carries:
- a CDS encoding PIR protein, translating into MNKEVCKRFKNVWNAFPDTLDNSKNYQFNDFVLLNNNCNHNKFSNNSCNNNDFQSDLDRISAGCLYLLDEFIKDCGLLPPPARNNTNIVDYILIWLRYMLNLNKTIKNNNINDFYNAYINNCDKYKVQISELNDYDYGNYKELIDTKKYLFNMDDHIISNFYKAFKLLCELDDDEDGDGDDDENKDCKKYSEDNNEFFKKYKELENDSDITGNNSYKQLLLNLSKDYDNLKKECTDAQERKLKADTDTNKQQYPIEGTEHIGETGEISEDTSSSSSIASKLIPVLLIFTAIPIFLGIVYKYSLFGFRKRFKKQQIREKIKNIKKRMNH